A window of Hymenobacter aerilatus contains these coding sequences:
- a CDS encoding c-type cytochrome: MLVCFFSQLRWVLVPAVGLGLLAACSSTDTTRATPGVSVSPNGIVVDSAGEVPEAIVGTLQQDALAAGQAIFTQRCAACHGEDGRKGANGAHDLTKSNLNTTGRIYMVKNGLGKMPGFKDQLSDAEIEQVVAYSLTLK, translated from the coding sequence ATGCTTGTTTGTTTTTTTTCCCAGCTGCGGTGGGTACTGGTGCCGGCCGTCGGCCTGGGGTTACTGGCCGCTTGTAGCTCCACCGACACCACCCGCGCCACGCCCGGTGTATCCGTTTCTCCCAACGGCATCGTGGTCGATTCGGCTGGGGAGGTGCCAGAAGCCATAGTGGGCACTTTGCAGCAGGACGCCTTGGCAGCCGGACAGGCTATTTTCACACAGCGCTGCGCTGCGTGCCACGGCGAAGACGGCCGCAAAGGCGCCAACGGGGCTCACGACCTCACCAAAAGCAACCTCAATACCACAGGCCGTATATATATGGTGAAAAACGGCTTAGGCAAGATGCCTGGCTTCAAAGATCAGCTCAGCGACGCTGAGATTGAGCAAGTAGTAGCCTACTCGCTAACCTTGAAGTGA
- a CDS encoding alpha/beta hydrolase family protein, with protein sequence MKTTTTHRGVLLLLWLLLFLAGCQQSNDDPQPAPPTGQERFVSATQVATTPKATLQLLATLGGFGNYASYVQYDVAFYRFIYKTTFQGKEIQASGLLGIPQNTTTPPALLSAQHGTMFRQADAPSNYPNTFSGFELFAGAGFVTVIPDFIGYGESKNIFHPYYDQPASAAAVVDMLKAAQYYLQTQQVTLNNRLFLVGYSEGGYVTMAAQKEIETNADHNLTLTAVAAGAGGYDLTGMLTQIATVPSYATPAFLPFIIQAYNTTYGWNRPLTDFFQAPYAARIPSLLDGSKTLDEINAQLTTEPAMLFTPTFYANLKNSTGETMLKQKLQENSFLTWVPKSPTRLFHGTADESVFYQTSESTYKRFQAAGATNVEFFPIPNGMHRTSIAPMMVNVLPWFQSLNK encoded by the coding sequence ATGAAAACAACCACTACCCACCGGGGTGTGCTGCTCTTGCTGTGGCTGCTCCTGTTCTTGGCCGGGTGCCAGCAATCCAACGACGACCCGCAGCCCGCGCCGCCTACCGGACAAGAGCGCTTTGTGTCGGCTACGCAGGTGGCCACCACTCCCAAAGCCACGCTACAGCTACTGGCTACACTGGGCGGCTTCGGCAATTATGCTTCCTACGTGCAGTACGACGTGGCGTTTTACCGCTTTATCTACAAAACCACATTTCAGGGCAAAGAAATTCAGGCATCGGGTCTGTTGGGAATTCCGCAGAACACGACCACGCCGCCGGCCCTGCTCAGCGCCCAGCACGGCACTATGTTCCGGCAGGCCGACGCGCCTTCCAACTACCCCAACACGTTCAGCGGGTTTGAGCTATTTGCGGGAGCTGGCTTCGTCACGGTCATTCCCGATTTCATCGGCTACGGCGAGTCGAAGAACATTTTTCACCCATACTACGATCAGCCCGCTTCGGCCGCGGCGGTGGTCGATATGCTGAAGGCGGCGCAGTACTACCTCCAGACTCAGCAGGTAACGCTAAATAACCGGCTATTCCTGGTGGGCTACTCCGAGGGCGGCTACGTAACCATGGCCGCGCAAAAAGAAATTGAAACCAACGCCGACCACAACCTGACCCTAACGGCCGTGGCGGCCGGCGCAGGTGGCTACGACCTGACGGGCATGCTCACGCAGATTGCCACGGTACCATCGTATGCCACACCGGCTTTTCTGCCTTTCATCATCCAGGCATACAATACCACCTACGGCTGGAACCGCCCCCTCACCGACTTCTTCCAGGCTCCTTATGCCGCCAGAATACCCAGCTTGCTCGACGGCTCGAAAACACTAGACGAAATCAACGCTCAGCTCACCACCGAGCCGGCCATGCTGTTTACGCCTACCTTCTACGCCAACCTAAAAAATAGCACCGGCGAAACCATGCTGAAGCAGAAGCTTCAGGAAAACAGCTTTCTGACTTGGGTGCCGAAAAGCCCTACCCGTCTCTTCCACGGTACCGCCGACGAGTCGGTGTTCTACCAAACTTCCGAGTCGACTTACAAGCGCTTTCAGGCGGCGGGTGCCACCAACGTGGAATTCTTTCCTATTCCCAACGGCATGCACCGCACCAGTATCGCGCCCATGATGGTGAACGTGCTGCCGTGGTTTCAATCGTTGAATAAGTAG
- a CDS encoding glycosyltransferase family 4 protein, with amino-acid sequence MRVAIVINTSWNIWNFRRSLVKALQAAGHEVLAIAPPDDYSQRLETELGCRYVPVLMENKGTNPAKDAQLTQRFYRIYRRERPDVVLHYTIKPNIYGTLAAKLAGIPSVNNVSGLGTVFIVRNLVSRVALGLYRFAFRFPRRVFFQNDDDRQLFLQYRLVAPGITDLLPGSGVDIQRFQPAAEFTRNTPFTFLMIARVLYEKGIEEYFEAAKLVRQAVPGTRVQLLGGIDESGGVGVKRAIFEQWLQAGNIEYLGTSDDVASLIHQADCVVLPSYREGTPKTLLEAAAMGKPIVTTDVPGCRETVVHGHNGLLCQVRDAADLAEKMLQVQKLSDPDLAQMGRASRQLAEQKFDEQLVLDKYLRIVEELTRPGR; translated from the coding sequence ATGCGCGTTGCTATTGTTATCAATACCTCCTGGAATATCTGGAATTTCCGGCGGAGTCTGGTGAAAGCCCTACAAGCTGCCGGCCACGAGGTGCTGGCCATTGCCCCCCCTGACGACTACTCGCAACGCCTGGAAACCGAGTTGGGCTGCCGCTACGTGCCGGTGCTGATGGAAAACAAGGGCACCAATCCCGCCAAGGATGCCCAGCTCACGCAGCGCTTCTACCGCATCTACCGTCGCGAACGGCCCGATGTGGTCTTGCACTACACCATCAAGCCCAACATCTACGGCACGCTGGCCGCCAAGCTGGCGGGTATTCCCAGCGTCAACAATGTGTCGGGGCTGGGCACGGTGTTTATCGTGCGCAACCTGGTGAGTCGGGTAGCGCTGGGCCTCTACCGGTTTGCCTTCCGGTTTCCCCGGCGAGTGTTTTTTCAAAACGACGACGACCGGCAGTTGTTCCTGCAATACCGGCTGGTAGCGCCCGGCATCACCGATTTACTACCCGGTTCGGGTGTTGATATCCAACGGTTTCAGCCCGCTGCCGAGTTCACGCGCAACACGCCCTTTACCTTCCTAATGATTGCGCGGGTACTCTACGAGAAGGGAATTGAGGAATACTTTGAAGCAGCGAAGCTGGTGCGTCAGGCCGTGCCCGGCACGCGGGTGCAGCTGCTGGGTGGCATTGATGAGAGCGGGGGGGTAGGGGTGAAGCGCGCAATCTTCGAGCAGTGGCTGCAAGCCGGCAATATTGAGTACCTGGGCACTTCCGACGACGTGGCTTCTCTCATTCATCAGGCCGATTGTGTGGTGCTGCCCAGCTACCGCGAGGGCACACCCAAAACCCTGTTGGAAGCGGCGGCTATGGGCAAACCCATTGTGACAACCGATGTGCCCGGCTGCCGCGAAACCGTAGTGCATGGCCACAACGGCCTGCTCTGCCAAGTGCGCGACGCTGCCGACCTAGCCGAAAAGATGCTGCAAGTTCAGAAACTGTCCGACCCCGATCTGGCCCAGATGGGCCGCGCCAGCCGCCAACTGGCCGAGCAAAAATTCGACGAGCAATTGGTGTTGGACAAATACTTGCGCATTGTGGAGGAGCTAACGCGCCCAGGTCGCTAA
- the rfbC gene encoding dTDP-4-dehydrorhamnose 3,5-epimerase produces the protein MEFKYFDIAGVVEVLPRVFGDARGAFFESFSAEKMAAAGIVGDWVQDNQSRSDRGVVRGLHFQAPPFAQAKLVRVAAGRALDVIVDIRKDSPTYGQHVAVELDAERYNMLYVPVGFAHGFTALEDNTLFLYKCTNYYAPPSEGGLRWNDPELGIDWGLQDATVSAKDQVLPLLKDFVSPF, from the coding sequence ATGGAATTTAAGTACTTCGATATTGCAGGGGTGGTAGAGGTGCTACCTCGCGTATTTGGGGATGCCCGCGGCGCCTTCTTTGAGTCGTTCAGCGCCGAGAAGATGGCTGCTGCTGGCATCGTCGGCGACTGGGTGCAGGACAACCAGTCGCGCTCCGATCGGGGCGTGGTGCGGGGCTTGCACTTTCAGGCGCCACCTTTTGCCCAGGCCAAATTGGTGCGTGTGGCAGCCGGCCGTGCCCTCGATGTGATTGTGGATATCCGCAAAGACTCGCCTACCTACGGCCAGCACGTAGCCGTAGAGCTAGATGCTGAACGTTACAACATGCTCTACGTGCCAGTAGGCTTTGCCCACGGCTTCACGGCCCTAGAAGACAACACGTTGTTTCTCTACAAGTGCACCAACTACTACGCGCCGCCATCGGAGGGCGGCCTGCGCTGGAACGATCCTGAGTTGGGTATCGACTGGGGGCTGCAGGACGCCACCGTATCAGCCAAAGACCAGGTGCTACCGTTGCTGAAGGACTTCGTAAGTCCATTTTAA
- a CDS encoding ferredoxin reductase, which produces MSKLDWQLATVTAIRSETARVKTFTLSLPHWTPHLPGQHYTLRLTAPDGYQAERSYSVASPPEQTGEIELTVEAVEEGEVSGYLFEGVGVGDQLEVRGPIGGYFVWRSATGARPLLLVAGGSGVVPLMAVLRHRQRAGLHNPTVLLFSIRTPEDVIYQQELETLTATDPTFTLLLDYTRQAPTGWTGYHRRIDKALLAEVVGRFEASPVCYVCGPTGLVESAATALQDLGLPAEDIKTERFGPTGG; this is translated from the coding sequence ATGAGTAAGCTGGACTGGCAACTAGCTACCGTCACGGCCATCCGCTCCGAAACGGCCCGCGTGAAGACGTTCACGCTCAGCCTGCCCCACTGGACGCCTCACCTACCCGGCCAGCATTATACTCTGCGCCTCACCGCTCCCGACGGCTACCAGGCCGAGCGCAGCTACTCCGTGGCCTCTCCGCCCGAACAGACCGGCGAGATTGAGCTAACGGTGGAAGCCGTGGAAGAGGGCGAGGTATCGGGCTACCTGTTTGAGGGCGTAGGGGTAGGCGACCAATTGGAAGTGCGCGGCCCCATCGGGGGCTACTTTGTGTGGCGCAGCGCAACTGGCGCCCGGCCGTTGCTACTCGTGGCGGGTGGCTCGGGCGTGGTCCCGCTGATGGCTGTGCTGCGCCACCGCCAGCGCGCTGGGCTGCACAACCCGACGGTGCTGCTGTTCAGCATCCGCACGCCGGAGGACGTTATCTATCAGCAAGAGTTGGAAACCCTAACTGCCACCGACCCTACCTTCACCCTACTACTGGACTACACCCGCCAAGCCCCTACCGGCTGGACAGGCTACCACCGCCGCATCGATAAGGCATTGCTGGCGGAGGTGGTAGGACGGTTTGAAGCGTCGCCTGTATGCTACGTGTGCGGCCCAACCGGTCTAGTAGAAAGTGCCGCTACTGCTTTGCAAGATCTGGGACTACCTGCCGAAGACATCAAAACCGAGCGGTTCGGGCCGACGGGCGGGTAA
- a CDS encoding sulfite oxidase-like oxidoreductase — translation MPSSFFNQGFQRKRPSTHKLPPGQYETHDFPVLSAGPTPRIALDKWTLTLEGLVEEPKKWSWQEFNALPQQDFNPDIHCVTQWSKFDTKWRGVSLDTLLEQVRLKPDARYVMASSYGGYTTNLPLADVREGKAFIGLIYDGQPLTPEHGGPARLVVPHLYFWKSAKWITSLRFMADDEPGFWERAGYSMYGDPWKAQRYADDDE, via the coding sequence ATGCCTTCTTCCTTCTTCAATCAAGGCTTTCAGCGCAAGCGGCCTAGTACCCACAAGCTGCCGCCCGGCCAGTACGAAACGCATGATTTTCCGGTACTCTCGGCGGGTCCTACCCCACGCATTGCGCTGGACAAGTGGACCCTCACGTTGGAAGGCTTGGTGGAGGAACCTAAAAAGTGGAGTTGGCAGGAGTTCAACGCCCTACCCCAGCAGGACTTCAACCCCGATATTCACTGCGTCACGCAATGGTCAAAGTTCGACACCAAGTGGCGGGGTGTGAGCCTGGATACGCTACTTGAACAGGTGCGGCTGAAACCTGACGCGCGCTATGTCATGGCTTCGTCTTATGGCGGCTACACCACCAACCTACCCCTAGCTGATGTGCGCGAGGGCAAGGCCTTCATCGGCCTCATCTACGACGGCCAGCCGCTGACGCCCGAGCACGGTGGCCCTGCCCGCCTGGTGGTGCCTCACCTCTATTTCTGGAAAAGCGCTAAGTGGATTACCAGCCTGCGCTTTATGGCCGACGATGAGCCAGGTTTTTGGGAGCGGGCTGGTTACAGCATGTACGGCGACCCGTGGAAGGCCCAACGCTACGCCGACGACGATGAGTAA
- a CDS encoding DsbA family oxidoreductase — MKVEIWSDIMCPFCYIGKRKFEAGLAKFAHADTVEVQWHSFELDPNMQHKPGQTIHELLAERKGISVAQGKQMNDHMAGIAAEVGLQYDFDRVVPTNTFLAHRFLHLAAAQGKGNEAEERVFAAYFTEGKDIGDLDTLAQLGADLGLDAAEVKATLQTDAFAQQVRYDEYQAQQINVRGVPYFVFDDKYAVSGAQPAELFQEVLEKVWEENHPAPTLVAGQDSAACAVDGNC, encoded by the coding sequence ATGAAAGTAGAAATCTGGTCTGATATTATGTGTCCGTTTTGCTATATCGGCAAGCGGAAATTTGAAGCCGGCCTAGCCAAATTTGCCCACGCCGACACGGTAGAAGTGCAATGGCATAGCTTCGAGCTGGACCCCAACATGCAGCATAAGCCCGGCCAAACCATTCATGAGCTGCTGGCTGAGCGCAAGGGCATATCCGTGGCCCAAGGCAAGCAAATGAACGACCACATGGCCGGCATTGCCGCCGAGGTAGGGCTGCAGTACGATTTCGACCGCGTTGTGCCCACCAACACTTTCCTGGCCCACCGCTTCCTGCATTTGGCCGCCGCCCAGGGCAAAGGCAACGAAGCCGAAGAACGCGTATTTGCGGCCTACTTCACCGAAGGCAAAGATATAGGCGACCTCGACACGCTGGCCCAACTCGGCGCCGACCTCGGCTTAGACGCTGCGGAGGTGAAAGCCACGCTCCAAACCGACGCCTTCGCCCAGCAAGTGCGTTACGACGAATACCAGGCCCAGCAAATCAACGTGCGCGGCGTGCCCTACTTCGTCTTCGACGACAAATACGCCGTGTCGGGTGCCCAACCGGCCGAGTTGTTTCAGGAAGTATTGGAGAAGGTGTGGGAAGAAAACCACCCTGCTCCTACCCTGGTAGCTGGTCAGGATAGCGCGGCCTGTGCTGTAGATGGCAACTGCTGA
- a CDS encoding YdeI/OmpD-associated family protein, with the protein MTLPVTFRAVVQPGGPSFMPMQVLVVPVEMVEALGGKAIKRVLVELRGRTVRLGLHPLKSGERYLMLNQALLTELALHSGDEVPVGISPDPTPDQVDLPDELAEGLSSWPEAEAAFERLTPGTKRALAYHIESAKRPDTRSKRVVSMLHQLATGGHPFKKWEGE; encoded by the coding sequence ATGACCTTGCCCGTTACCTTCCGCGCCGTGGTGCAACCCGGTGGCCCCAGCTTTATGCCCATGCAAGTACTCGTGGTGCCCGTGGAGATGGTAGAGGCGCTGGGCGGCAAAGCCATTAAGCGCGTGTTGGTGGAGCTGCGGGGGCGCACGGTGCGGCTGGGCCTACACCCACTGAAATCGGGCGAACGGTACCTGATGCTAAATCAGGCCCTGCTGACGGAACTGGCGCTACACTCCGGCGATGAAGTGCCCGTCGGCATCAGCCCCGACCCTACCCCCGACCAAGTAGACCTACCCGACGAGTTGGCGGAAGGCCTGAGCAGCTGGCCCGAGGCCGAAGCCGCCTTCGAGCGCCTGACACCCGGTACCAAGCGCGCCCTGGCCTACCACATCGAAAGCGCCAAACGCCCCGACACCCGCAGCAAGCGCGTGGTCAGCATGTTGCATCAGCTAGCTACTGGTGGCCATCCTTTTAAGAAATGGGAGGGGGAGTAG
- a CDS encoding aldo/keto reductase, which yields MEYRELGDSGLRVSAITFGSWAAGGWMWGGTEQNDAVGAIHAAYEHGVTSIDTAPIYGQGLSEQIVGEAIKSLPRDKVQILTKFGMRWDLPEAKGDFAMKTKNNEGQDIDVYKYASPESIIKECEDSLRRLGTDYIDLYQIHWPDVTTPIHDTMEAVNKLVEQGKVRAVGVSNYSVEQMREAENTVKLASNQVPYSMLRRSIEQELVPYCQEHNKGILAYSPMQLGLLTGKFKPGQHFDSSDLRSTNKLFTPDNIEKVNAFLHQLQPLADDKKATLAQLVIAWTIAQPGITVALVGARNPKQATQNAQAGDVQLSAEDISFINDELGKVQIG from the coding sequence ATGGAATACAGAGAATTAGGTGATAGTGGCCTGCGGGTATCGGCTATTACGTTTGGCAGCTGGGCTGCCGGAGGCTGGATGTGGGGCGGTACCGAGCAAAACGATGCCGTAGGCGCCATTCATGCCGCCTACGAGCACGGCGTTACTAGCATCGACACAGCCCCTATCTACGGGCAGGGCCTGAGCGAGCAGATTGTGGGCGAGGCCATTAAGAGCTTACCCCGCGACAAGGTACAGATCCTGACCAAGTTTGGTATGCGCTGGGATTTGCCCGAAGCTAAGGGCGACTTCGCCATGAAAACCAAAAACAACGAGGGTCAGGACATCGACGTGTACAAATACGCGTCGCCCGAGAGTATTATAAAGGAGTGCGAGGACAGCCTCCGGCGCCTCGGTACCGACTACATCGACCTCTACCAAATTCATTGGCCTGATGTGACCACGCCTATCCACGACACGATGGAGGCCGTGAATAAGTTAGTAGAGCAGGGTAAAGTGCGCGCCGTGGGCGTGAGCAACTACTCGGTGGAGCAAATGCGCGAAGCCGAAAATACCGTGAAGCTAGCGTCCAACCAAGTGCCGTACAGCATGTTACGCCGTAGCATCGAGCAGGAATTGGTGCCGTATTGCCAGGAGCATAACAAAGGTATTCTGGCCTACAGCCCTATGCAGCTCGGCCTGCTCACTGGCAAGTTCAAGCCCGGTCAGCACTTCGACAGCAGCGACCTGCGCTCCACCAATAAGCTCTTCACGCCCGATAACATCGAGAAGGTAAACGCCTTCCTGCACCAATTGCAGCCCCTAGCCGACGATAAAAAGGCCACACTAGCACAGCTCGTCATTGCCTGGACTATTGCGCAGCCAGGCATCACGGTGGCACTGGTAGGCGCCCGCAACCCCAAGCAAGCCACCCAAAACGCCCAAGCCGGCGACGTGCAGCTTTCTGCCGAAGATATTTCCTTCATCAACGACGAGTTGGGAAAGGTACAGATAGGGTAG
- a CDS encoding TonB-dependent receptor plug domain-containing protein — translation MISSPFTRGRAGFLLTSLLAVVLVFAGFRAVPQADGFIQQLVRQLGRFYAATFPEKSYLHLDKTTYAAGETVWLKAYVVQAGNHRPDTLSRVLYVDLLSPDQVLVRQQLLRLRNGTANGDILLPDTLVQGRYTVRAYTNWMRNTSPDYFYDQQITVWHTPLDAVAPAIGERRGRVANKPAAARLTVQFFPEGGNLVTGLESTIGFKAVDANGRGVDVAGTIKDSRGRDVVAFKSQHAGMGRFQLKPEPGQTYQATVRQSGGAFLTMPLPTALPTGFTMKVMELKDQIQVYIQRQGGTGTAAAEAITLVAHVRGQVAYAGQGQVGTGTTFSARIPKNRFSTGVAHFTLFDSQNQARCERLAFVGATTPDLRIALQPNKARYAPREKVTLRVAVTDAEGQPVAGQFSLAVNNAQLVPASMEQRTIRSYLLLTSELRGTVEDPGYYFANPTYNTNLALDNLMLTQGWRRFVWKELLANRFGNYPYPLEQSLSVSGQVMNGQLLGSKETPAANATVLLLRFGTENQLMTTTTDSLGRFFFGGFAEQDTSRLLVRVQPQKGLRNPIVRLDQKVAEGAKNLPVLPLKAGSAEEVAYLQSSKRQQVMERQYSPDGKRILLQNVDVRGRREISDGRRLYSRADAVIRTADVPAANSFINVLQLIQGRIAGVQVTGSPPDMSVTIRGASSIMGSNSPLFILDGVQTDASIVNSLPVQDVESVEVLKGPSAAIYGSRGGAGVIAIFTKRGNPNYDPSTDPYAAAPLGMATYALPRYYPTREFYQPPYQQAGAQLPPNDTRSATLFWVPQIVTDANGEATVTFYTSDIGGEYRLSLEGITNNGLPGTGYGTLVVTGK, via the coding sequence ATGATATCTTCTCCTTTCACACGCGGGCGAGCGGGGTTCCTTCTAACGAGCCTATTGGCCGTGGTGCTGGTATTCGCGGGCTTTCGGGCGGTGCCTCAGGCCGATGGCTTTATCCAGCAATTGGTGCGCCAGCTGGGCCGCTTCTATGCCGCTACCTTTCCCGAGAAAAGCTACCTACACCTCGATAAAACAACGTATGCTGCCGGCGAAACGGTGTGGCTGAAAGCCTACGTGGTGCAGGCTGGCAACCACCGCCCCGATACGCTGAGCCGGGTGCTATATGTAGACCTGCTCTCGCCTGACCAAGTGCTGGTGCGGCAGCAGCTCCTGCGCCTGCGCAACGGCACCGCTAACGGCGACATCCTGCTCCCTGACACCCTAGTGCAAGGCCGCTACACGGTGCGCGCCTACACCAACTGGATGCGCAACACCAGCCCCGATTATTTTTACGACCAACAGATTACGGTGTGGCACACGCCCCTGGATGCCGTGGCGCCCGCCATTGGCGAGCGGCGCGGGCGCGTGGCCAACAAACCAGCGGCGGCCCGACTCACGGTGCAGTTTTTCCCGGAGGGTGGCAATCTGGTTACGGGTTTGGAAAGCACCATCGGCTTTAAGGCGGTGGATGCCAACGGCCGGGGGGTAGACGTGGCGGGCACCATCAAAGACAGCCGCGGGCGCGATGTGGTGGCCTTCAAAAGCCAGCACGCAGGTATGGGGCGCTTTCAGCTGAAGCCGGAGCCGGGGCAAACGTACCAGGCCACGGTGCGGCAATCGGGCGGGGCTTTCCTGACCATGCCTCTACCCACTGCCCTACCCACGGGCTTCACCATGAAGGTGATGGAGCTGAAAGACCAGATCCAGGTATATATTCAGCGTCAGGGCGGTACGGGCACGGCTGCGGCTGAGGCCATTACGCTGGTGGCGCATGTGCGCGGCCAGGTAGCCTATGCCGGGCAGGGCCAGGTGGGCACGGGCACCACCTTCAGCGCCCGCATTCCCAAAAACCGTTTCTCGACGGGTGTAGCGCACTTCACCTTGTTTGATAGCCAGAACCAGGCCCGGTGCGAGCGGCTGGCCTTTGTGGGCGCCACCACGCCCGACCTGCGCATTGCGCTGCAACCCAATAAAGCCCGCTATGCTCCCCGCGAGAAAGTAACCTTGCGCGTGGCCGTAACGGATGCTGAAGGGCAACCTGTGGCCGGGCAGTTTTCGCTGGCCGTGAACAACGCCCAGCTGGTGCCCGCTTCTATGGAGCAGCGCACCATTCGCTCCTACCTGCTGCTCACCTCCGAGCTGCGCGGCACCGTGGAAGACCCCGGCTATTATTTTGCTAACCCTACCTATAACACCAACCTGGCCCTCGACAACCTGATGCTGACGCAGGGCTGGCGGCGGTTTGTGTGGAAGGAGCTGCTGGCCAACCGCTTCGGCAATTACCCCTACCCTCTGGAGCAGAGTCTGAGCGTGAGCGGCCAGGTGATGAATGGGCAGTTGCTGGGCAGCAAGGAAACACCAGCCGCCAACGCCACCGTGCTGCTGCTACGCTTCGGAACCGAAAATCAGCTGATGACCACTACCACCGACTCGCTGGGGCGCTTTTTCTTCGGTGGATTTGCCGAGCAGGACACCAGCCGCCTGCTGGTGCGCGTGCAGCCCCAGAAAGGCCTGCGCAACCCCATAGTGCGGCTCGACCAAAAGGTGGCCGAGGGAGCCAAAAACTTGCCTGTCCTACCCCTGAAAGCAGGCTCAGCGGAAGAGGTAGCCTACCTGCAAAGCAGCAAGCGGCAGCAGGTGATGGAGCGCCAGTACAGTCCCGATGGCAAGCGCATTCTGCTGCAAAACGTAGACGTGCGGGGCCGCCGGGAGATTTCGGATGGGCGCCGACTTTACTCCCGCGCCGATGCCGTCATTCGTACCGCCGATGTGCCGGCAGCCAATAGCTTTATCAACGTCCTACAGCTGATTCAGGGGCGCATAGCCGGCGTGCAGGTAACGGGTAGCCCGCCCGACATGAGCGTCACGATTCGGGGCGCCAGCTCGATTATGGGCAGCAACTCCCCCTTGTTTATTCTCGACGGGGTGCAAACGGACGCCAGCATCGTCAATTCTCTTCCGGTGCAGGATGTGGAAAGCGTGGAGGTGCTGAAAGGCCCATCAGCGGCTATTTACGGTTCGCGGGGCGGCGCTGGGGTTATTGCCATCTTTACCAAGCGCGGCAACCCCAACTACGACCCCAGCACCGACCCGTACGCGGCTGCTCCCCTTGGCATGGCCACCTACGCGCTACCGCGCTACTACCCCACACGCGAGTTCTACCAGCCACCCTACCAGCAGGCCGGCGCTCAGCTTCCGCCCAACGATACTCGTAGCGCCACACTGTTCTGGGTCCCCCAGATCGTGACAGACGCTAATGGCGAGGCCACCGTCACTTTCTATACATCTGACATAGGTGGCGAATATCGTCTCTCCCTGGAAGGCATCACCAATAATGGTTTACCCGGCACTGGCTACGGCACCTTGGTGGTGACGGGGAAATAA
- the xrtX gene encoding exosortase X, with amino-acid sequence MLFPISKVDFSIWRRFLLLAAGFYLLWFFGYEQWLGPDGRLDALLTANMADSSAVLLRVAGFAATVGANPMLVLMDMRPFVYIGSPYNGLAIYALFAGFILAYPGPTRTRLWLIPVGIAGLYLLNLLRVGVLVVNQYYAYRAVAFSYYYGILTVLVYGCIVSLWLYWIRQQPQPKAE; translated from the coding sequence ATGCTTTTTCCTATTTCCAAAGTTGATTTCAGCATCTGGCGCCGCTTTCTGCTGCTGGCGGCCGGATTCTATTTGCTCTGGTTTTTTGGCTACGAGCAGTGGCTAGGTCCCGATGGCCGCCTCGATGCCTTGCTCACAGCCAACATGGCCGATAGCAGTGCCGTGCTGCTGCGCGTGGCGGGCTTTGCGGCTACCGTGGGCGCCAATCCTATGCTGGTGCTCATGGATATGCGGCCGTTCGTTTATATCGGTTCGCCCTACAACGGGTTGGCTATCTACGCGTTGTTTGCGGGCTTCATTCTGGCCTACCCTGGTCCTACCCGCACCCGGCTATGGCTGATTCCGGTGGGCATAGCCGGGCTCTATCTGCTCAACCTGCTGCGTGTGGGCGTGCTGGTTGTCAACCAGTACTATGCGTACCGCGCCGTGGCATTCAGCTATTATTATGGCATCCTAACGGTGCTGGTATACGGCTGCATTGTTAGCCTATGGCTGTACTGGATTAGGCAGCAGCCCCAGCCGAAAGCTGAGTAA
- a CDS encoding fasciclin domain-containing protein has protein sequence MKKQLFSFAFVALLGAASATSAVAQQAQLSPTSVMVGGQAMLPSKNIVANAVNSADHTTLVAAVKAAGLVETLQGKGPFTVFAPVNDAFENLPAGTVETLLKPENKATLTKVLTYHVVAGNMTADKIMAAIKAGKGKASFKTVSGGTLTAMMNGPKNVVLIDEAGNVASISTYDVLQSNGVIHVLDKVLMPK, from the coding sequence ATGAAAAAACAGTTGTTTTCCTTCGCCTTCGTGGCCTTGCTGGGCGCTGCCTCTGCTACCTCTGCTGTGGCCCAACAAGCCCAGCTTTCTCCTACAAGCGTGATGGTAGGTGGCCAGGCCATGCTGCCCTCCAAAAATATTGTAGCTAATGCTGTTAACTCAGCGGATCATACGACGCTGGTAGCCGCCGTAAAAGCTGCCGGGCTAGTAGAAACCTTGCAGGGCAAAGGTCCTTTCACGGTATTTGCGCCAGTAAACGATGCATTTGAGAATCTACCTGCCGGCACTGTAGAAACGTTGCTGAAGCCTGAGAACAAGGCTACCCTCACCAAGGTGCTGACCTACCACGTAGTAGCCGGCAACATGACGGCCGATAAGATTATGGCTGCTATCAAAGCGGGCAAAGGAAAAGCCTCCTTCAAAACGGTGAGCGGCGGCACGCTGACGGCCATGATGAACGGCCCCAAAAACGTAGTGCTCATCGACGAGGCCGGCAACGTAGCCAGCATTTCTACCTATGATGTGCTGCAGAGCAACGGCGTGATACACGTACTTGACAAGGTATTGATGCCGAAATAG